The DNA sequence CGCAGGTACTGATTTACCATTTAAGACTTGCATGTTTTAATCTGTTCGTCAATAAGTACCACGTCTTTCTCATTGGTTCACTGTTTCACAGACCATGGCATGGATGCTTGATGAGTATTCAAAGTTTCATGGGCATTCTCCTGCAGTTGTGACTGGGAAGCCTATCGTAAGAATCAATCTTGCCCATGTACCCTCAAATACAAGCACATTTTCACTTGGATTTAGATATCGGATTTGTTTGTTTTGGCGTGTAGGATCTTGGAGGTTCATTAGGAAGAGAGGCTGCAACTGGTCTTGGAGTGGTTTATGCGACAGAGGCATTATTTGCTGAGCATGGGAAGACAATTGCTGATCATACATTTGTGATCCAGGTATCTCTTCCCCACTATCACAAGATGCTATAGCTTATGAATATTGATCTGAATTCAATCATTGATCTAacttttattttaccttctccaGGGATTTGGAAATGTGGGAACTTGGGCTGCTAAGTGTGTTCATGAGAGAGGGGGTAAGGTGATAGCTGTGAGTGACGTCACAGGtgctattaaaaatccaaatggCATTGATATCCCTGCCCTTCTGCAACATAAGCAAGACGATGGAAACTTGAAAGACTTCCCTGGAGCAGATACCATGGACCCAGATGAATTGCTTGTTCATGAGTGCGATGTTCTTATGCCATGTGCCTTGGGTGGAGTTATAAACAAGTATATATCTATGTCAACCTATGCTTAGAatttaaccaatttttttttcttggtcttgGTCTTGCAAGCGCACTAAGATTAAAATAGCATCTTCCTTATTTTAGTTTCTTATTCCCCTAAGCTTAAAAATCTTAGAAATTACATATtaagcttcttttttttttctttgtattatttttaagggAAAATGCTGCAGATGTAAAGGCAAAATACATCATAGAAGCTGCAAATCACCCTACTGATCCCGAAGCTGATGAGGTTAAGATAGTTCTACTATTTCTTTCAAGACATATATGTTAAACATGCATTAGATCTTGAAAATATTTTGCTTTTGGCAGATCTTGTCCAAGAAAGGAGTTGTTATTCTACCCGATATTTATGCCAATGCCGGTGGAGTGACCGTTAGCTACTTTGAATGGGTTCAGGTTAGAAAAATCAACTAAACAACTCCTAAGCTTAATTAAGGAAACCAAAACCAAGCCAAGTGGTGATAGCCACATGCATAGCTGAACTAAACAACTTGTAACCAAATATGCAAATCAACTCTAATCTTCTAGTTTTGTTGAATTACTGCCTTTGATTTGTTTCTATGTGACTTAATGAATGCAGAATATTCAAGGCTTTATGTGGGATGAAGAGAAGGTGAACCATGAGTTGAAGAAGTACATGACAAAGGCTTTTAGGGATATTAAGTCAATGTGCAAAGTTCATAATTGTGACTTGAGAATGGGAGCCTTCACCCTTGGAGTTAACCGTGTTGCTCGTGCTACACTTTTGAGGGGTTGGGAAGCTTAACAAGCCCCTCAACTCAATGcaccattttttttccttttttcttttttggtttaggaAGATGCAACATTACTTACTCTACCCAAACAGTAGGATTTTGTCATCTAGCTTAATTTAATCATATATCTTGTTTTGGCTGCTAATTCAACTTCAACTTATTAGaggcttttccttttttctttcttttcttttttttttttttggttgggtACTTGAGTGTTAGTCTAATAGAGTGTAGTCATGTGAGACTTGACAATAAGATTATTGCAGCCATTGGTATGTAGGCAAATGAGATAAAGTAATAGTGAACATTATTTCTTATTCTCATTTTTGGCACATTTgatgtttattatttttgtggAAAGTGAGAAATTTCGCATTAGACAAATTTGTTTTTGACAAATGAAAAGTATcaagaataaattaccatttgtacccataaaagatacagatgctgacaaatgtatatatataagaataaaacgacaattataaCCACGGAAGATGGCTTGTGTGTGCCAAGAGTACCCGGACGTTGGTTACACAATTGGTCCATTAGGATATTCTTGGCACACGGAAGCTATCTTCCGTGGgtacaattgtcgttttattcttatatggataTATTTGTCAGCGTTTGTATCtttcatggatacaaatggtaatttattcaaaGTATCAAAAAGGTCATTGatgtttgtctttttttttttagatacgACGAGTCTTTCCGTTAAAGAGTACTTGATGCCATTAGTAGACAAAGTCAAGTTTGtctaattctaaaattttaaaggcctaatatgtttaattttaagtttaaaagGATTAACATGTACATTAAccaaattatatgatatttagaATCACtcaactaataatattctatttatcATTCTCATTGTGTTGAGTTGTTCTGTAGTTGTTCATAAAAAAGATGAATTTAGATCTAgaattagtgttttttttttaaccgAAGAACTTGACGTGTCTAACGAAAGCAAATTTTGTGGACCTATTTTATACTAttcatgattttaataacaaatttgTCTGACACAATTTCTCAAGTATTAAATTGTCACTTTACTcgttattttttgttttacttcGAATGCAACTTAATACATAGTTGTTTATGGGGTTTAAAAAATGGGTTCTCAATGATGTGCATCTATtccatt is a window from the Arachis hypogaea cultivar Tifrunner chromosome 1, arahy.Tifrunner.gnm2.J5K5, whole genome shotgun sequence genome containing:
- the LOC112801963 gene encoding glutamate dehydrogenase A is translated as MNALAATNRNFQRAARILGLDSKLEMSLLIPFREIKVECTIPKDDGTLVSYVGFRIQHDNARGPMKGGIRYHPEVDPDEVNALAQLMTWKTAVADIPYGGAKGGIGCNPRDLSISELERLTRVFTQKIHDLIGIQRDVPAPDMGTNAQTMAWMLDEYSKFHGHSPAVVTGKPIDLGGSLGREAATGLGVVYATEALFAEHGKTIADHTFVIQGFGNVGTWAAKCVHERGGKVIAVSDVTGAIKNPNGIDIPALLQHKQDDGNLKDFPGADTMDPDELLVHECDVLMPCALGGVINKENAADVKAKYIIEAANHPTDPEADEILSKKGVVILPDIYANAGGVTVSYFEWVQNIQGFMWDEEKVNHELKKYMTKAFRDIKSMCKVHNCDLRMGAFTLGVNRVARATLLRGWEA